From the Candidatus Baltobacteraceae bacterium genome, one window contains:
- a CDS encoding UBP-type zinc finger domain-containing protein, translated as MTAPACAHLDHIRAVQPRTPEGCEECLESGDEWLHLRECLECGHIGCCDDSPNRHATKHFQATKHPIIQSFEPNERWKWCFVDEIVWE; from the coding sequence ATGACGGCGCCGGCTTGCGCGCACCTCGACCACATTCGCGCCGTTCAACCGCGCACGCCCGAGGGCTGCGAGGAATGCCTAGAGTCGGGCGACGAGTGGCTTCATCTGCGGGAGTGCTTGGAGTGCGGCCACATCGGCTGCTGCGACGACTCGCCGAACCGTCACGCGACCAAGCACTTTCAGGCGACGAAACACCCGATCATCCAATCGTTCGAACCAAACGAACGCTGGAAGTGGTGCTTCGTGGACGAAATCGTCTGGGAATAG
- a CDS encoding ABC-2 family transporter protein, which produces MRLEPYVEFAKKAFAREATYRLEVLTEIGSLVLRVYLVRSLWTALYAQNVAPMNLPLHSMITYATIALLMSLILEVDGTRMIREKLREGTIATDLMKPISVPAYFFADGVGQTGLHALLVIPSLLFALLLVHIDLPSPLAVPAFVLSFALGYLINFFLNFLMNAVAFWTLETFAIQLIVRWISDLLSGQIIPLTFFPGLIGRIVFALPFAAIYSTPLLIYVGVIPPSQYARYFAIQILWLALFSVLSAVVWQAASRRVVVQGG; this is translated from the coding sequence ATGCGGTTGGAGCCGTATGTCGAGTTTGCGAAGAAAGCGTTCGCGCGCGAAGCGACCTATCGTCTCGAGGTGCTTACCGAGATCGGTTCGCTCGTGCTGCGGGTGTATTTGGTGCGGTCGCTGTGGACGGCGCTCTACGCGCAGAACGTCGCGCCGATGAATCTGCCACTGCACTCGATGATTACCTACGCCACGATCGCGCTGCTGATGTCGCTGATCCTCGAAGTCGACGGGACGCGCATGATTCGCGAGAAGCTGCGCGAAGGGACGATCGCGACCGATCTGATGAAACCGATCAGCGTTCCGGCGTACTTCTTCGCCGACGGCGTCGGGCAAACGGGGCTGCACGCGCTGCTCGTTATTCCGTCGCTGCTCTTCGCGCTTCTGCTCGTCCACATCGATCTGCCGTCGCCGCTCGCCGTTCCCGCGTTCGTGCTCTCATTCGCGCTCGGCTACCTGATCAATTTCTTCCTGAATTTCCTGATGAACGCGGTCGCATTTTGGACGCTGGAGACGTTTGCGATCCAACTGATCGTTCGCTGGATCTCCGATCTCTTGAGCGGGCAGATCATTCCGCTAACGTTCTTCCCCGGGTTGATCGGACGCATCGTGTTCGCACTGCCGTTCGCGGCGATCTACTCGACGCCGCTGCTCATCTACGTCGGGGTAATTCCGCCCTCGCAGTACGCGCGTTACTTCGCGATTCAGATACTCTGGCTCGCGCTCTTTAGCGTTCTCTCGGCCGTCGTATGGCAAGCCGCCTCCCGCCGCGTCGTCGTTCAGGGCGGCTAG